The DNA sequence CTAGTCCATAAGCTTTCAAAATGGACAGCACCACACCATGATCTAGCTTTAGAACGGAAGAAAGCCAGTTTGAAAACAAAACATATAGTGTCTTTATATTCATCTTCTCCATCAGGAAGACCTCTAAATTATAGGTTTAATTGTTTAGCTTGAGTTTCAAGGGTGGTTATATAATCATGAGTTTGCTCTTCATAAGTCTGCAAGTCCCTCACTATGTCTTTCAAGGCCTGCCCCATATTAAGTGCTTGGATCCCACTTAGTTGGATCTCTTACTGGTTGAATGATTTGTAGCATCTGTTCTTTTAGGCCCTTCTCCATCTTTTTTGATAAGTCCTGTTTGCTAAGTACTATCTCCAGGAGTTGTGTGATGGAAGTCTTAACCACCATTATGGCTTTCTCAGCACTGAAGACCTTTGGTTCCACTTGAGTTTCTTTTGGGGTAAAGAATGCTGGTGGCATTTTGGGTGATGGTTTTGGGAGAGATGACATAGCCCTGTTATTTTTGCCGATAATTCAAAACACTGTAGGGGTGGTTATTGCTCTAAAATAGTACAGGAGAAGGGAAAGTTGAGAAGCCAAAGAATTAGATGACCACCATTTTGGATGGTATCACCACACCCTCAACAAATTTGCTTTTGAAATGACGTGTGCTCATTAGCACAGTTCTTTTTGCACAAGCTTTGTTGAAATGAATGAGGTCTATTTAAATCTGTGCTATCAGAATTTCATAACAATGTGGTCATTTTAAGATTTAGAGATCAATGAAATCCTAGATTACTGCTATGGCACATGCTACTGAAAAGGACGCATAATGTGAGATGTGAAAAACTATTATGAAATTATAGACATAAGCAGATAACAACTCAGGAACTTTAAGGTAAATATAGGACTCACGAATCTGCTGTGCAATAGGACAGAGTGGCTACTGAACAAGGTATTGTCTTTGACAGAAAAAAATCctgagcgccagtttggtgtagtggttaagtgcatggactcttatctgggagaaccgggtttgatccccactcctccacttgctcctgctggaatggccttgggttaaccatagctattgcagaggttgtccttgaaagggcagctgctgtgagagccctctgagccccacccacctcacagggtttcttgtggggagagaagataaaggagtttgtaagccgtgctaagtctctgattcagagaagggtggggttataaatctgcaatacGTCTTCTTTTCCGTAAGAGCAGTGTGAAATAAGATTATGCTATGAAACCTTACCAGTATGTCCTGGTAAAACTTCTGATCCTCTGGAGGAACACTTGGTAGGGATGAAATGGCCTGCTCAACATTTTGTTCATTATTTGCTACCGAAAGGTCATCAGTTCCCTCCAACGACTTTGCTTGCAAATACATGGTAATGTTTTCACTAAGTACAGAGCCTGGGGTAATTCCTGTGGCAACTGCCATGCTGCTAGAAGCACAAGAGAAAATAACATGCAATGAGTAAACACAGGATTGATATTTTATCTATCTGCATCAATGACATTTTTATTATCTTTGTGGCAAAAAAGAAAtgctacatttttaaaattaggtACTTCTTGATTTTTCTGTTACTCAACACGCATCATTAGTTGAGTTCATTTTTAAAGGCAAAGGAAGATTTTTGTAAAACCATTCATCTTCTAGGAATGTGCTTTAATGTACATGTTAAGCATATTGCTTTAATAATTTCAAGTGACAGGAATTCTTTAAGTCAAACAGGACAAGGATCTCTGCACCATGTATATATTAATTTTTATACAATTAAAAAATTAGTTATAAATTGTGTTACAAAAGCCAAGACTTTGTAATATACACCTGAGATATTCAGTACATTGATCAAGTACatagtggttttttaaaaactttattaaAAATACTTCCCATCACCTAAAAATCTTGAAGACAGAGTTGTACCCATGCTCATTTTACACCAGCAAAAAGGGCTAGCAGCAGAGTTGGCAATTTTTGCCAATTTATCTTACTTGAAAGACAACCACTGAAGTGCCAAGCGCTGCCCTCGGATGCCCCTGAAgaagcagatagggttgccatttgcctggagagaaaatgtcctgtccctttaacagaagcttaatgGAATACTATTTATCCTGTAGTATTATTTACCTCTGTGCCAAAAGCTTCAACTCTGCCCATTTCCACAAAGTCATcattaaaggggcaggacattttACTATCCAGTTTGTTGGCAACTGTAGAGCTACAAATGTACATTCAACATGTGCAACTTTGCTTGCTTATTATTGGATACGACCCATAGTATTTTCCATCTACCTATACAGATGAAAGTACTGTATAGAGCTGCACACTGAATACAGTCCACCAAAACTTTAAAATTTGGTAAACTTCCTCCAGTACACATGTAAAGTTACATGAAATATCAATACAGTAGAATAATGTCCAGAAGCTCCAATTCAAAATTAATACAatatctagtccaggggtgtaaAATTAATTTGTTAGGAAGGccagaccttgtcaggctggatcatgtgtgtcataacatgtaatgccagggagtggagatataaactttataaaggacacagacaaactaaagattttttaagaaattaaaagaaaacatgcttaaaacattagcactcttgcaatatttaacAGTCTGATAACCGACAACTCTTTCTCTGAGAGGCCTCGGCCAATagtaggaagagaggcttggctcagttgctctgctgtgcaattgaaagagcctagcaagctatctctcccccttcctcctcaagggaggaaatttagccaatggagaaaacagaggtgttgctccatagctcctgtgtgattgagtaagcctggcaatgcaagctgtgattctgggggggggagagaaggaagatgACAGCTGGTTGCTTGCAGCCCTGATAGGACTCCTCAGGGCACCTGATCCAGCCTTtgggcttcatgtttgacacccctgatctagtctatACATAACTGAAACTGCTGTTTCTCTTCACTACTGCTGGATGACCCTTCTAGTCCATTAGGAGACATGCCAGAGAAAGATATTAATGACTAGTCTCAAGAAAAACCTGAAGTCTCTAGCTAGCTTCATTTCCATGTCTGAAGACTGGCTATCAAGGTTGAAGCTAGTTGTAAAACACCGTCTCCAGCATTTCAGAGATAGGACTCAACCTGAATCTCCAAGCAGCAGCATAGGATCCACCGAGATATGAGTATACACAGACTTGTGACAGCACTGCATAATTAGAAGAGCAAGAATCTGCCCAAGGTAAAAGGAATCCTCTTCACCACCTTGCTGTTTTGCTGCTCCTCTcaattaattatcatatggcagtgtgttTGGTATAGCCAGGAGGTAAACaggctgcttacctgtaactgaatCTTTGAGCAGTCATCTGTGCACTGGGTACTGCACCTGTTCTAGATGCTCATCAGGAAAATTCTTGAGCTCACTTCTTTTGGCGGGCTTTCTTTCAGCTCTGGGGACCAGGCATCAACTACACATGTCTGGAGCTGAAACCTCGCCCCAACCTCAGTTCCTTCTACATACTGCCATCAAGTCCAGCCAAGACAAGGTAAGTGAAAGGAGATGCCAGCAATGGGGAAGGCAAGTGTGACTACACAGATGAcaactcaaagatcatcagttacaggtagacaacctgtttatcttcttcgtggtctctgtgtagACCTTACACTGAGTGATTAGCAACCTGACAGGCAATGGATGGTGGGTGCTAGCAGAAAAAGAATTATAAGACAGACAGGTGTAAGTAAACAAAAAACTGTTATGCATTGTCATTGAAACCCATtttggttccctccccccccccccccgagaaataAACAGGGGGTCTCAACACTGGGAGATGGATTATAAGACTGCCTGCTGCAAGGCAGTGTTCTTTTGAGCTTTAATGTCAAGTGCATCGTGAGCCACAAAAGTCAATGGAGATGATCATGTAGCAGCAGCGCAGATGTCATCCAGTGAGGCTCCAAGCCAAGACTGCAGACGATGTGGACATCACCCTTGTAGAATGGGCTCTAGGTAAGGATGGTAAAGGCTTGCTTGCCAGTTCAAAGCAGAGTCCAATTGCAGAAAAAATTTATTTCAACAGCCTCTGAGATGCTATAGGTTTGCCATTGGATAGAAAATGAAAAGGCAACAGTCTTGTCAGAACAGTTGAGATCTCAGTAAGTAGACAGGTAAGGCCATCATCTATTAGGTAAGGAAAGAAACATGGTAAAACTACAGGTTGAGATAAATGGAACAAGGAAACAACCTTTAGCAAAAAAGAGGGGTCAGGTCTCAGGCCCACCTTGTCAACATGAAACATCATGTATGGCGGATCAAAAAGCAAAAAGTTCACTGGCTCTTTGAGCAGATGTTAAGGCAACTAACAGCAGTCTTCCAAGTAAGAAGCAGGGAAGTCAtagccatgggttcaaatggTTTACCCATGAGCTGGAACAAAACAAGGAAAGGATCCAAGTAGGTGTCAGCCATTTTAAAGGAAGTTGAAGGTTCAGGAAGCTCTTCAAACATGCCATCATTGTGGGGCAAGAAAAAATAGTGGTATTTACAATGTTAATATGGAAAGCTGAAACGGCAGACAAATGAACTCTGATGAAAAACAAAGACTGTATTGCTGAAGTGTAGTAATGTACTTCAGGGCAAGGGTGGGGTGTCAGACCAAAAACCCTTAGATGTGGTGTAGACAATCTGGAATCCATTTGGAATACATGAGATCTCCTAGTCAATGGTGTGCTTGCGTTTAACAAGAAGTCAACATCTTGAGGAAAAAGGATCATTGTAGAATTTGCAACACTGTTAATTTGAAGAAGCCTGGGTGAAGGACCCTGCCGGATTATTGAGAGAGAAGGTTGTGGGCATGAGGTAGTCAGAGATATCAGCCCTTGGACAAATGTAGCAGAGTTTGAAACCAGGGTTGCCTGGGCCACCATCGTGTCACTAGAATACAAGAAGTCCAATTATTCTGGACTTTCTGTAGAACTCAGAAGATTAGAGGAAAGGGAGGAAACATGTAAAATAGATGGTAAATCcactgatgaagaagatgatattggatccTGTCGTTCTCCATGTCAGGAAGATCCAGAAAAATAGTAAAGTTTTCTGTCTTTTAACCAAAGAGCAGAGCTTGGCTCTAATGTCCTGGTAGACCTGCAGGGCTACCAAAACAGGAAGGGCAGCCTTGCTCTGTGCCAGGAGGCATGACCTAAAGGCCAGCTGtggtatagaagaagaagagactggatttataccctacacttctctacccaaaggagtctcagaaaggttaacaatctcctttcccttctcatccccacaacagaaaccttgtgaactgggtggggctgagagctttcccataactgctcttgagcagaacagctctgagagaacttgtggatgACTTTAAtcttgagaaccaggtttgattccctactcctccacatgcagtgcTGTTCCTATTGGGCTGCAGCAGGGGGAAGGGGCTTTGTTCCATGAATGGTCCTCAACTCGTTGACATTTTCAGTCCTATACAAATCACTTAACCAGTTACCATAGTGCAACGGGGGTGGAGGGACTTAAGATGTTCCTGTAAACTATTCTTTCCTTCAGAATGAATGAAACTTTTTTCAAGACAAAGTTATacattttaaataagtaaaaagATATATATGTAAGACAAAATGCAGCAATAAATAATACTAATTCTTTTGTACACATCGTAAAGGTTTTTAAACATAACTAATTTGGGCCACAATTACTCTATTAATATGTAtagttatttaaaacattttatgctgtctttccacccaatcagggacTACTAGGTAGTATACATAATACACTACTGAACACTTCAGAGTTTTAAATATAAAATTTAACTTGATAATCAAATATGATAGTCCTACTGTAATTGAATGAGTATCATTCCGTCCATGTAATATACTTTGTGTTTTCTATTTTCTGCTTTTCCCCTTCCATTTTTCAGAAGACAAGAACTAAGGTTCTCATGTTATAGTTGCATAAGGTCTATCAGTTTATTGCTTTGGTATTGAGCATCTTTACGATTTTACTTCTAGAAAACTAAAGTACTTATACTTCCAAAGTTCAATAAAATACACCAAATACAATTTTGTAGAAcagttaaattattaattatgcATTGTATGTTGTCCCAACAGTAAAGTAAGTTTAGGTTAGATGAGAAAAAGTAcagcatatatttcaattttccattcctcccccacacctaGTTAGCACTGATATATCTGGAGCAACTTGCTTCAGGCTGCCAATGGCAGTTACCTTTcacaacacacatacactgttgaaaatattgggggaggggtttAAGCAAACAAAGATGGAGTTATAAACGATCAGTTAAATCATATATAAGTCTAAATGTTGCAAAATTCAGTTTTGACATGATGGAACAAGAGATTACTTTTTTCAAAGAAATGAAGAACATGCTCCAATCTAAAGACTTACCTGACTCCACCAGTGGATTCATCAGATCCTTCTTCAACAACATGAATACTGTCTATAAAGCTTGGTATGTCAACAGCTTTTAATGATGAGGCAATACTTGTTTGACTCCTATCTTTCCCAGTGTTCATAGAGATATTGATGTCTTCATTAGAAATTTCACCATCATCCTGTTTTGTAGACTGTTTGTTTCCATCCAAGGGGGCATTCAAGAACAAGCTAGCACCTAAACAAGGAAGTTAAACAGAAGGTAATTTTATTTTGACTTCCAGCAGGTACTTAACCACCATGTGTGTTTATGCGCCCTTCCTTTGAAGCTGcccaccatcttcaaatactgcAGCTAACCAATGGTACAGACTTCTGTAATCTGAAGCAAATCATTATTGTTATTTTTACAAATGAAAGTGTAATGAAAGCGACAATACTAAGGTGGCATTCTCTTGGACAGTTACAAAGCTTGATTTCACAATGCATTATGCACAGCTTTTCCCTTGCAACACCAACTTTAAGCCTTAGCTAGAGATACTGGAATGTAGAATAAACAAATGCAGAATAAATAACTTAAATAATGGTTTTCGACTACTGTGATTGTTATAGGTAAGAGCAGGTAAGAGCTGTTGCACAGGTGGGATATGTACAGACAATTCAGCTTTAAGAAGAAAGCcattttgtttttgaaaatctattctttgttttccaatgaacaaagcaACTCAGCACGCTAATTTCTCTACAGACTTGCAGCATTCAAATAATTAATATTCTGTCCTCTTCTGCAGAATTTCCAAAACAAAAATTTATCTTGAGACAGAGAACTACCAAAGAGTTTGAGGATGTTACTGGTGAATATAGACCAGGCACAGGAACTAAGACTGATAGCAAAGCTTTTAGCGGGCCATAGCCCAAATTGGAAACAGTATAGCAGACTGCATAAATAGCTAAACCAAAATGCCTGGCTCTATTGTCTGGTGTTTTTCCACTGCCAAGCTCTGTCAATCACAGAAGATGTACAATAAACCATTACCTGTGCTCACTGCAATACTGACACTTTTTTTCATGTGTAATCCTGGGGAAGACCGAGTTTCCATGGTAACAAATTCTAACTGCTTCTCAGACTGTATACTGTTGTTGGCTATAGTCTTAATGGAACAGGGCTGAAGAGTTTGTGCTTCTAAAAGCCGCTGGATCTGTAACCATGTAAGATCACTGTTAATTATACTGCAGAGATAATAAAAGTGAAAGAAGCAATTAGTGCAATAAATATCACCTGTCAACAATTTGTCTTATGTATGCAGGACTATTCTTTCCTTGAAATGTGCAAAAAAGGGGCTTCTTTTAAGTCCCCTTTAAGAATGTAATAAGGAAACTGCAGAACACTGAAACAGCACACAGATATTGCTATTACAGCTGTAAGTCTAATTAATTAAAATTTAGCAGGCTTTCATTCAGCACTGATGCTCATTTAAAGCAAGTTAAAGGCTCATTAAATTGACCAATAAACATACAAACTTTAGCAATTCAGAAAGCATAGCTATTTGCCACGTAAACATATTTGGAAAGATAGCATTAATTACTACATATTTCTACACTTTCTACTTGCTTTCAGACTAAACATTAGCAAAAATACATAGAATCACCAAACTCTGGTTCAAAAGCATCATACATTCAATAAAAAGGTTATATTTATTCTATTTAACCACACTATAAACTCTAAAATTATTTGTAAGAGATCAAATAGAAAACAAACCTGAGCTTGCAGGAGTTTGAGCTGCTGATCTTGTTCAGTAAGAATTCTGTAAACATCGGGAGATAATCCCATCATTCCATTATCTGAGCCTATGGATGGAGTTTGCATACAAGTGGAATACACTGCATGGTCTCCAGGAGGTGAAATCCTTCCTGTATCTCCATCAAGAGAACGATTTCCAGTTATTCCATAATGGCCAAGGTTTATAGGACTACTTGTGGCACATGTTGGATTGCAACTCCCATTTACACATTCTGCATTTTGATGGAACATCAGTTGTGTACTTTCCTGGGCAACACTTGTCTGGATTTCAGATGTCTGATTGCGGCCCAGTTTAGATATCCCTTGCAATATATTTGTTGGACTGTACTGCACATGGCTGCATAACTGACAGTTGCAAACGCAGGAAGAGCAGAAAGGTGGACCCTGAACTGGGATCTGAAAATCTACTGGCCTTAGGTTTGGGGGTGACCAAGCACAATTGCACCATAGCGGCTGGGTATGTATAGGAGACTGCTTAGAATTAAGTACCAAAGGTCCACTTAAAGAAAGTTCCTCCTTCCTTTGAAGAGCATCACATTTTGCATACAGTTTTTCAGAACCTATTCCAAGTTCATGTTCAGATGCAATGGGAGGTGATCCACTACAAGGTgttgaaggagaagaggaaggtgaAGAACCAACACTCTTCCTTGCTTGATATCCAGTTATACTACAGCTGGATTGCTGTTGTAATGGAGCTTGCACTCTATTGCAAGGTTTGAGCACTGGAATTCTCTGTTTTAATTGGCCTGGTAACTGCTTTGGAGAAGACTCTCTGGCATATGAGCTGATGATCTGCTTCCTGAAATCAGAGCTCTGAATTTGGTGGCATGAATGATGTAAAGGACATACTTTCTTAGCTGGTTGATATACATGTAGATTTGTTTTATCCACAGTTGAGTCATGTTTGGATGTTGGTACAGCTTTTGTGAAGTTGCCATCAAATACAATAGACAGTTCAGGAACTGAAGGCTGGATCTCTGTAACCTATAAACAAGGACACTTTACATCAAAAGCATTTTGATGTATTCACTTTTATCCCTCCCATTCTCCAAGAAGCTCAGTATACTACACATTATTTCCCTCGTTGTATCTTAACAACCACTTCAGGACGCAGGTCAGACAGAgtactggtccaaggtcatccagtgagctggACGGCAAAGTGGGGATGTAAACCTCAAAATACTGCAGGAAACATTGCACTATGGTCTTTCTAAAGAAACCTCAACCAACATAGCTATTAACTACAACTAGAAATAGTTATTGATTTTATATTTAGTTTAGGTTTATGAGGAATGGGGTAAACCAGAATCAATCTCAGCATGGTTTCACTGAGCACTAGCTAtttaaaaaagctttaaaagagGCATGACAGTACACAGCTCATCTGCTATTTCTGCTACCTCCTGTATTTAGCTATACATTTTAATAACAATCTGCTAAAATTAATAGTTGAGCTTTGGTCCAGCTGACTGAACTGTTCTACTtgtgtttccatggcagactttgcAGCCTTCTAAAACACTTGTTTTAAAAAGCTGAGCTTCAAAAATATGTTTGTAGTGAAAAAGGGTTAATATGACTGTGGTACAACCTAGTGGTAAAACTGTGAAATAACACTAGCCTTGTATCGGTGCTGAACATGGGCTTTTAAGATTTCTACTGGCCAAAAATATGGCAGCGCAAGACACATTTTATCTGAAAAACTGAAATAGGAGGCATAGAAGATAACCTGTTGACATGTTGGGTGAGGACGGGGAAATGGTCTTGGAGATGCATCATCTTCCACACCAGAGTCATGATCACTGACAGACAACTTGCTCGGTGAGGAACCCTGAGAAAGGCTAAAATACAATTTTTATTGCATGTAAATCTACAATTCATTAGGATGCACTTTCACAACTGCATTTAACAGGAAACTTGTGGATTTATTCAATTTGCTATATCTGTTCTGGTATTTCctgccacattcagaggtagACATTATTGGTTCTTACCTCATTATATGTTTTTTACTACAAACATGCACTTCTGCTATTCATGAGGGgcctttgacttccagaaatatAATTTCAGGGGAAAGCTCCATAGGATACAAACCACGGCAACCATGCAAAATATTCAATTTAATAAACattgtattttataatgtatTTCCAACTTAATGAAACAAAGCTTCAATTGATGCTTTATAGTATGCACTATTTCTAAATAAGTTTTCCAGTGCATTTAGTTAAGGTACCTTAACTTCTCaccttaaaaaaaggtaaaggttgtcccctgtgcaagcaccagttgtagATTTAACTTTCCGAGAGCATATTACATATTGTTTCATTCTGCATATCAGAAGAAAAACTTGTTCTCCTATGTTATCTTTGTGAACTGATATGGTAAACATTATGATTCTGTTTATTTCTTTGGAAATGAATACATAAACGTAATTGTCCATACATTTAATGACATGGCCAGAGAGTTCCTGCCTTGATATTCTGAAGAAACTAAAAAGTTTTCATTTGCTTGCCTCCTATTATGTTTTACACCTACATTTAACACACTAGTAATATCACcctcagcagagttacacctGCTGAAGGGTGTGGCTGtacttaggattgtactgcaagAACACTTTTTCCAGTATAGTAGCTACTAGCAATTCCTGCTGAAAGCATGTACTTATTGCAGAAGGTATAATATTTTCTGGAAGATACATGACAGGAGACAAAAGGGGTACACTGCATGCCCAAATGCATGAAAAATACTTACCACTTAATGGAAACATCCTTGGAAATTTTGCTAAAGAATTCCATTTCTGCATTTTTATTTTCAGAACTCAAATCAAATTGAACAGGACGCTTATCAGAAGGATCAGCATTCTGAAATGAAATGCAAGCATTCACTGAAGGTCAGTAATTAGCACACAGACCTAACCCTGATTCCTACCTCTAAATGCTAGTACGTGCTGCTCATGTATCAAACTGGAGATGCCCCCTCTTTAGATGGATTTCGAGGCTATTACAAAGACTGCTACCAAACAAGTAACTACTCAGAATACAAGAGCTTTAAAGTCTAGTAGATGCTGCAAACTGCCAGCACCGGTACTGTATATGATGCAGAAATATGCAATATAATCTCTGAATCTCTCAGATCTGGAAATCACTGAAATCTGCTTTTCCCCTTTTCAGCAgagccctgaaagaggctttgaaATATAACCCTTTTCTAAAAGTCAACTTAGGTAGAATATGAATAACCTGTATGCTTACATAGTGTTAGTTTCTACAGGGTATGCCAGTGTTCTctgtatttatttaatattttgtttaaccaGATATGGAGTGATCagatttttaaataaaagttttaatTAGTATATTGATGGTTTATTGGATGGGAAATACAGGGTTTCACTCTGAACCTGGAACAAACctcaatgtcttccttccttgcaaAGATTGAACATTGTAAGAGAGCATTCAGTCATTAATCACCACAATAATTTAGCAGTTAATGGACTAGTTTAATTCAGTTTTAATCTCCATGTGACTGTTTAAAGTAACACCCTCTTACGTATGGGTCCCATTGATTGCCACAATCTTAGATCTGTGTGTTTCAACTATATTAATGTTTTCTTCTGAAAGAATGCCATTAATCAACATGACTGCAACATTACAATCATATCCAACATAAGCTAGGGCAAAATAATCAAGCCACTTACTTTGAATAGATGCAATGTTTCCTTGCTTGTAAGTAACTGGAAACCTAATTCAGTAAGTCCACAAGGAAGACATTCATAAAATTCTGGATCTCTATGTATCACAGAATAAAGAACTATAAGAAAACTTCCTGATTCTGAAAGCACCCTAAATAGGAAAGACAACTCATTaaacaaattatttctgaaaaCAAAAGAAGTAAACAGACTAAAGCATACATTCAAAAGCAGCATAGTTCTATTtcatgataaataaaataaatgaattttgGTCTATTCATAACATTCAAAAGCCCATCTTTCTCCCAGATAACTGGAACACCTGGGTGGGCAACAATAATAAAATTAGAACAAAATAGCATAATTCTAAAAACAGCCACAGTGTCATTTaacaaaatcaaattaaaaaatcACTACCTTTCAAAAGTCTTCCAGAGCAATCATCTTGTAAAATAAAAGTCTTTTTAGAAGAGCCTTTGGCTCCTCAAGTTACTTGAAACTTCAAGAGTTTTTTTAACTTCCTTCAAAGGATTATTTCATAACATGAGAACTAGAGAAAAAGCCCATGAATGGGAAGCTGCAGAATATACTTGTAGGGGTTGAAACAATAGAAAAACACTGGTGTGCAGAGCAAAGCTGCCACACAGGCTCACACTAGGAGAGAAAGCCCTTCAAAGAAGTGGGCCACAGGTTGTAAAGGACTTTAAGGTAACCACCAGCATCTTGAGTCTGACTGAGAAaccaataggcaaccagtgcaagcATTCTAAAATGGGGGGTAATATAATCTATGCAGCCTTCTCCTGTTAACAGAggcagccacactgtgcagcaatCACACTTATTTGTGAGTCTTCAAAAGGCAGCATCATGTATAACATGTTACAGCAGTCAAGCACTGAAGCTAATGTACCATGGAACAGCATGGCTAGATCAGCAGCCTCCAAAAGGCAGGACAGCTTACATACACGTGACATGGTAAAAGGCATTTTTGGCCACATTTCTTAAATAGAGCTGGGTCCAGCAGGACTTCATCATGTCCGCCAAAAGAAGGTGAAACTCATGTGGGATGTCGAACCCTTCAAAACAGAAGCCACACCTACTGACCAGCATTACACCAGTTTTGTCAGATTTAAATTTCAGTTTATTCTTAGCCACTTGCCCTCAGCAAGTAAAAAACAACTCCTTGAAACAATGCTTTGTTGCTGCTGGCACTGCTGGTAACAGCTTTCATATAAGTCACTAGTGCTCCAAAATTAATAAAATGGCCTTCAGATCAGGCACCAGGGGTTGCATAAAAGCTATCACATTTGTGCCTCTCCAGAACTGTACAAGTATACTCTTT is a window from the Heteronotia binoei isolate CCM8104 ecotype False Entrance Well chromosome 2, APGP_CSIRO_Hbin_v1, whole genome shotgun sequence genome containing:
- the STIL gene encoding SCL-interrupting locus protein isoform X1 encodes the protein MLKRIVSGKMVPFSFPPSKCALWNPAPIGESTIAHLSCHRNPKLLVTEKTVRLAHRHAKQSRKKLFTCFLVGTLAVDEDCKGVSITIDRFDPGREVTGGLEKIPTTPLPGDFLIPCTVNTWGSSPSDIIVHNSESFSLAFKILQQNLNGHDSLDPSRLLMLRVYVSSAEHMDNLNFDFHWAAVTLANTLKYTPVNSVPIIPTALARNLNSHMSIAQVQGTCKCGYLTMDQTRKLLLVLESDPKAYTLPLIGIWLSGITHIYSPQVWAYSLRYLYSPSIHERVLSESGSFLIVLYSVIHRDPEFYECLPCGLTELGFQLLTSKETLHLFKNADPSDKRPVQFDLSSENKNAEMEFFSKISKDVSIKCLSQGSSPSKLSVSDHDSGVEDDASPRPFPRPHPTCQQVTEIQPSVPELSIVFDGNFTKAVPTSKHDSTVDKTNLHVYQPAKKVCPLHHSCHQIQSSDFRKQIISSYARESSPKQLPGQLKQRIPVLKPCNRVQAPLQQQSSCSITGYQARKSVGSSPSSSPSTPCSGSPPIASEHELGIGSEKLYAKCDALQRKEELSLSGPLVLNSKQSPIHTQPLWCNCAWSPPNLRPVDFQIPVQGPPFCSSCVCNCQLCSHVQYSPTNILQGISKLGRNQTSEIQTSVAQESTQLMFHQNAECVNGSCNPTCATSSPINLGHYGITGNRSLDGDTGRISPPGDHAVYSTCMQTPSIGSDNGMMGLSPDVYRILTEQDQQLKLLQAQIQRLLEAQTLQPCSIKTIANNSIQSEKQLEFVTMETRSSPGLHMKKSVSIAVSTGASLFLNAPLDGNKQSTKQDDGEISNEDINISMNTGKDRSQTSIASSLKAVDIPSFIDSIHVVEEGSDESTGGVSSMAVATGITPGSVLSENITMYLQAKSLEGTDDLSVANNEQNVEQAISSLPSVPPEDQKFYQDILGQVKHFLKESSEELTSYVTKEDQISNESTAPSKTSETKRRSSALDPDLRDDSVLSATLKQLRNLGVNFDSSDKMMKNVHKVENASILACINPEAVVPGLNYISFANVSMSGLSPNGVDLSMEANAIALKYLNESQLSQLSLSHSSQKNSMDLSLQTLLHNNTDKSLVGFNLISPSNMSFATKKYMKRYGLIQSTDSSDDEEEQQADCHRRRDSLEHVLQQGINPFLENCSHWKQPSKRASERHFPPNPVQCETELPSSHLSNSEGLVLKHVTNAVLPLRILQRSNESSLPFLKELKPKTKLLPGKAKFTQHSDKENLDVPVVPETLQTPILDHLSCADTMNSVGTFLDVQQLRQLPKLL